From Aspergillus fumigatus Af293 chromosome 5, whole genome shotgun sequence, a single genomic window includes:
- a CDS encoding aldo/keto reductase family protein: protein MSSKLTITDLLPLPNSDVKIPRLGFGVYRSPTGQCVQSSLRALEAGYRHIDTAQFYGNEKEVGEALRKCGIPRSDVFVTTKILSPAGSPEATYQKLLESVEKIGGRDGYVDLFLIHSSSSGSAGRKELWQALERLLEEGKTRSIGVSNFGVKHIEEMKAYAKVWPPHVNQIELHPWCQQRVIEAYCKRNGIVVEAYSPLVRNYKANDPTLVDVAKKYERTTAQILIRYALQKGWVPLPKSDTPERIVANANVFDFEIGEEDLAVLNGLDQGSAGAIVEAVENE from the exons ATGTCTTCAAAACTCACCATCACGGACTTACTGCCTCTTCCCAATTCCGACGTCAAAATCCCCCGCCTTGGGTTCGGTGTCTACCGCTCTCCCACCGGCCAATGTGTTCAGTCATCACTGAGAGCCCTTGAAGCAGGATACCGTCACATTGATACAGCCCAGTTTTATGGCAACGAGAAGGAGGTCGGGGAAGCTCTCCGCAAGTGCGGCATCCCTCGCAGTGACGTCTTCGTTACTACGAAAATCCTGAGCCCAGCCGGGTCCCCCGAAGCTACGTATCAGAAGCTACTAGAAAGCGTCGAGAAGATTGGCGGTCGGGATGGATATGTGGATTTGTTCCTCATCCACAGCTCAAGCTCTGGTTCGGCCGGTCGGAAAGAGCTCTGGCAGGCCTTGGAGAGGCTTCTGGAGGAAGGCAAGACGAGGAGCATCGGTGTGAGCAACTTTGGGGTGAAGCAcatcgaggagatgaaggcATATGCCAAGGTCTGGCCGCCGCACGTAAACCAGATTGAG CTTCATCCCTGGTGCCAACAGCGAGTCATTGAAGCATATTGCAAGAGAAATGGCATTGTCGTTGAAGCATATTCCCCGCTCGTGCGAAACTATAAAGCCAACGACCCAACGCTGGTCGACGTGGCCAAGAAGTACGAAAGGACGACGGCACAGATTTTGATACGCTACGCGCTGCAAAAAGGATGGGTTCCGTTGCCCAAGAGCGACACGCCTGAGCGGATTGTGGCTAATGCCAATGTATTCGATTTTGAGATtggtgaggaggatctggcgGTATTGAATGGCCTTGATCAAGGAAGCGCTGGTGCTATTGTTGAGGCCGTCGAAAATGAGTAA